A single window of Thalassomonas viridans DNA harbors:
- a CDS encoding DUF4156 domain-containing protein, translating to MKTLLNHLPLAIAVTVLAGCSAKPQNTGSSHILLTSHKAAPNCQFLGEVRGTQGNLLTATFTSDEDLILGARNELRNQAAQLGANYVVIEQQNQSVNLSGFGGAYNSTLFGNAYNCPQPAMTNQANS from the coding sequence ATGAAAACTCTGCTTAACCACTTGCCTTTAGCCATTGCCGTCACCGTGCTGGCGGGCTGCTCTGCCAAACCGCAAAATACCGGCAGCAGCCATATTTTACTGACCAGCCATAAAGCCGCGCCCAACTGCCAGTTTCTCGGGGAGGTCAGGGGAACCCAGGGTAACCTGTTAACCGCCACCTTTACCTCGGACGAAGACCTAATCTTAGGCGCCCGTAACGAACTCAGGAACCAGGCGGCACAGCTTGGAGCCAACTATGTGGTGATTGAGCAGCAAAACCAGAGCGTCAATCTCAGCGGTTTTGGCGGTGCTTATAACTCAACTTTATTCGGCAATGCCTATAACTGTCCGCAACCGGCAATGACAAACCAGGCAAACAGCTGA